A region from the Achromobacter seleniivolatilans genome encodes:
- a CDS encoding F0F1 ATP synthase subunit delta: MAELSTVARPYAEALFSAARDDKAGLPAWADLVSELSQVASNPDVREAMADPRLGDKQRVELFTGLIKAELPQAARNFIELLVENDRLLLLPDIATQFVALRNRHEGTAQAEITSAFELSAEQVKDLVTALEHKFGLKLKPNVTVDQSLIGGVRVAVGDQVLDTSVQAQLVRMRDQLAA; the protein is encoded by the coding sequence ATGGCTGAACTTTCCACTGTTGCCCGGCCCTACGCTGAAGCTCTCTTCAGCGCAGCGCGCGACGACAAAGCCGGCTTGCCGGCTTGGGCCGACCTGGTCAGCGAATTGTCGCAGGTCGCCTCCAACCCCGACGTGCGCGAGGCCATGGCCGACCCGCGTCTGGGTGACAAGCAGCGCGTCGAGCTGTTCACCGGCCTGATCAAGGCCGAACTGCCCCAAGCCGCCCGCAATTTCATCGAGCTGCTGGTCGAAAATGACCGGCTGCTGCTGCTGCCCGACATCGCCACGCAATTCGTGGCGCTGCGGAACCGTCACGAGGGCACGGCGCAGGCGGAAATCACCAGCGCGTTCGAATTGAGCGCTGAGCAGGTCAAAGACCTGGTCACAGCTCTCGAACACAAATTCGGCCTCAAGCTCAAGCCCAACGTCACCGTCGACCAGTCGTTGATTGGCGGCGTGCGCGTGGCTGTCGGCGACCAGGTGCTCG
- a CDS encoding F0F1 ATP synthase subunit B, with protein sequence MNLNATIIFQMLVFFVLGWFTMKFVWPPLTKAMDERRQKIADGLAAAEKGKADLAQAQARVSLIEASAKSENHARIIEAEKQAASLIEQARREAEAERARIVAQAAQDAAQEVQRARDSLRDDVAALAVKGAEQILKREVDARAHAELLNQLRAQL encoded by the coding sequence GTGAATCTGAACGCGACGATCATTTTCCAGATGCTCGTGTTCTTCGTTCTGGGCTGGTTCACGATGAAATTCGTGTGGCCTCCTCTGACGAAGGCGATGGACGAGCGCCGCCAAAAAATCGCCGACGGCCTTGCCGCCGCGGAGAAGGGCAAAGCCGACTTGGCTCAAGCCCAGGCGCGTGTCAGTCTTATCGAGGCTTCTGCCAAGTCCGAAAACCACGCCCGTATCATTGAGGCCGAGAAGCAAGCCGCCTCCCTGATCGAGCAAGCCCGCCGTGAAGCGGAAGCTGAACGCGCCCGTATCGTGGCTCAAGCAGCTCAGGATGCCGCGCAGGAAGTCCAGCGCGCTCGTGACTCGCTGCGCGACGATGTTGCCGCGCTGGCTGTCAAGGGTGCTGAACAGATCCTCAAGCGCGAGGTTGACGCCCGCGCCCACGCCGAGCTGTTGAACCAGCTTCGCGCGCAGCTTTAA
- the atpE gene encoding F0F1 ATP synthase subunit C translates to MTNVAFVALACGLIIGLGAIGACIGIALMGGKYLEASARQPELMNALQTKMFLLAGLIDAAFLIGVGIAMLFAFANPFVG, encoded by the coding sequence ATGACCAACGTCGCTTTCGTTGCCCTCGCTTGCGGTCTCATCATCGGTTTGGGTGCTATCGGCGCTTGCATCGGCATCGCACTGATGGGCGGCAAGTATCTGGAAGCTTCGGCTCGTCAGCCTGAGCTGATGAACGCTCTGCAAACGAAGATGTTCCTGCTGGCTGGCCTGATCGACGCGGCATTCCTGATCGGCGTGGGTATTGCCATGCTGTTCGCTTTCGCCAACCCGTTCGTCGGCTAA